Genomic DNA from Candidatus Micropelagos thuwalensis:
CGTATGTCTTTTCTTTTTTAAAACCACGTCTTTTTGCATGATTTTTATAGATACTGCCCTTTGTTGACAGAATCCTATTTTCATCAGTAGTTAAACTCTGCGAGTGTTTTCTGTAATAAAATAAGGGTTCGTTTACATTGAGAACATCATACTTTTCAGTCAAGCTAAGCCAAATATCCACACCATCTTGACACTTAAGAGTTTCATTATGGCCACCAACATTAAAGTAACATTCTTTTTTTATTAACGTACAAGCGCCATGTGCAGGCTTGTCGAGCATTGTAACATTATCAGAAAATTCGTGCCTCTTTATTTGTCTTAAAATGTTACCAAATTCGTCAACTTCAAAGTAGTCTGGAAAAACTAAAGCAGTGGTATTTGAGGTTTCAATTTTATTAACCAATTTCTCAATACAAGTTTCCTCCAACCAATCATCAGCATCCAACCTAACTACATAATCACCTTTTGCTATCGTAAAAGCTTTTATTATAGACTTAACTAATCCCATGTTTTGCTGTCTGATGACCGTTACCTGACTAGAAAATTCCTTTAATATCTCACCAGAATTGTCTGTTGATCCATCATCAATTACCAAAACTTCTATATCTTTATATGTTTGAGAAAGAACACTTTTTATGGCTTTTGAAAGATATCTTCCATAATTATAATTTAAAATATAAACAGTTACTTTAGACATAGGTTCATCTTATTAAATTTAGTGTAATGGTGTGAGGAAAGTAATTTTACAATCTTAGATTTTGAACAATCTCGCATAATCATCAATGGTATCAATACTTCTATCTTCACCTTCAACAGCAAAATCTTTGATTAATTGCACTTCAAAGTTCTCAAAAAAAGTCGGTATAACATGCTCGGCCTCGTAACTATTTAATTTCTTGTCGTCCACAGACAGTAAAGCGTTAGAAGTTATAACATCTACTGACAAACCCTTTGGGACATAGCGTGTTATTTGATCACCTTTAATTTCTCGAGTTGTCGTTAGCGCAGGATTACTTTGCAAATGTTTTTTTATGCAATGCTCTATTAGATAAAAGTTAATGAGAGGATTATCACCAGTTAGCCTAACTATATGCTTAAACCCAGTTTCTGAAGCAACCTTTTGGTAACGACTAAAAACATTTTCTTCATCACCACGGATAACATTGTAGCCTAAATGCTCAATATATTCAGTTAGCAAATCATCTATTGGAGAAGTTGAAGTCGCAATGCAGAGATATTTTTTATCAACGCCACAATTTATAAGCGACTTTATTAAATATCCAATAATTGTTGTTCCTCCGTAATATAGAAGAGCTTTACCAGGTAGTCTGGTGGATCCAAGTCTTGACTGAATTACAAAACCAACATCTTCGTTTTCAAACATTTTTAATTTTCCTGCTTAAGAAAAATCATATTTTAAATCTCTCATATCTCAAAATTACTTATAAAATGATCACAGTTGAGATGATTGGCCAGTAAATCCTTAATTTCTTTACCGACCCCCACAAATGGCACACCCATTTTTGAAGCGGCCTGCCAGTCTGCTAATGCATCTCCAAAAAAAATAAGTTCCGACGGAGTAACCTGGTGTTTTGTTAAAATAATACCAAGGTTGTCATATTTTGAGGTCGGTGAACCAAAAATATCGATAAAGTACTTAGCCATTTTCCGTTCAATGACAATTTGTTCTATTTCCAACTGGGGAGTCGCTGAAACAATTACACAGTCAATTTTTTCTTCATAAAGTTTTTGTAAAAAATCCTGAGCACCAGGTATCCAGTTTGACGAGATTACCTGAGTTACAACTAATTCCGAAAACTTTTGAGACATCCTTTCTATGTCCTTCAACTCTAATTTTTCCCCTAAGTAGGTTTCATGATAATACTTAAATTTTTTAAATCTTGACATTCCACCATTTTGTAAGTGGTGGCTTCGCACTTTTTTGACTATTGACGAACCATATTCTTCATACATTTGTTCGTAAGCTTTTGCTTTAATACCGACAGAGTCTACGAGCACCCCGTCGAAATCAAAAACGACAATTTTTTTATCAGAAATTAGATCAAATAGAGAGGGCACATTTAAACTTCATAAATTTTGCAAAAACGTTAAATACAATTATTAAAAAAGTATTTTCCTGAATTCATAAAGGTAAGAGTGTTTGAATAGTCAATTGTCATTTTCTATTTCAGAGGAAATTTCTTCGATAATGTCATACACTCCTTGTCCAATATCAATAAATTCATCAGGCACAAGTTTTTTTGCTGTTTTTGGCCGATAACGATATGGCGTCATAACATAATGATCATTATTACTTTCTTCATCTAAAAATACTACGTTTCTTTTAGCACCAGTAATTTCAAAAATTAAATCTATTAATTCGTTAGAATTCAGGATTTGTTGCCCAGTGACAGTAATTGCTTGATTCTTGTGCTTATTATCTAAAACATCAACACTTAATCTAGCTGCATCTAATACGTGAATATATTCTCTTCGTTCTTTTCCAGTACCATTATATTCTAGCTTACCACTACGAATTACTTGATTAATATACTTCCTTAAACCATTCCAATCCTGAGCCCTTGGGCCATATAATGACCCATACCGTAACAGAGTATAATCAACCTCAAATTTCTCACTATAACTTTCAATAATTATTTCAGATGCCTGTTTGCTTGCCCTGTAAAAAGAACCGTGTGGACTATGTACGTACATTGTAGAAGCGTATACG
This window encodes:
- a CDS encoding cytidylyltransferase domain-containing protein produces the protein MFENEDVGFVIQSRLGSTRLPGKALLYYGGTTIIGYLIKSLINCGVDKKYLCIATSTSPIDDLLTEYIEHLGYNVIRGDEENVFSRYQKVASETGFKHIVRLTGDNPLINFYLIEHCIKKHLQSNPALTTTREIKGDQITRYVPKGLSVDVITSNALLSVDDKKLNSYEAEHVIPTFFENFEVQLIKDFAVEGEDRSIDTIDDYARLFKI
- a CDS encoding glycosyltransferase family 2 protein, which gives rise to MSKVTVYILNYNYGRYLSKAIKSVLSQTYKDIEVLVIDDGSTDNSGEILKEFSSQVTVIRQQNMGLVKSIIKAFTIAKGDYVVRLDADDWLEETCIEKLVNKIETSNTTALVFPDYFEVDEFGNILRQIKRHEFSDNVTMLDKPAHGACTLIKKECYFNVGGHNETLKCQDGVDIWLSLTEKYDVLNVNEPLFYYRKHSQSLTTDENRILSTKGSIYKNHAKRRGFKKEKTYAFIPVRSQLLNGEEYALMRLGNETIVEWGVKKAKKSELVNKIIILVDSPDLASDISKTFQNEPMVDISLRDKKFSLPGTSINHSIENYFENNIEQEPKNIVVLTLDYPFSRHNYIDSAIYSMFLFGSISVDTVMMDNSIFYYHDGTGLKPWVDTFVRNERDDIYIRRGGVSVFRKDLLGNKINSISEKMGHVIVDKISSFEIRSHEDLEVANFIAQTIISEEE
- a CDS encoding NAD-dependent epimerase/dehydratase family protein; translation: MDRVIVIGGSGFMGSHTADELSKRGYKVTIFDREKSAWLREGQDFVSGDMLDLDALAKTMEGAKYLYHFGGIADIGEARQRPFDTINQNVLGATIAMEAAVQEGIERFVYASTMYVHSPHGSFYRASKQASEIIIESYSEKFEVDYTLLRYGSLYGPRAQDWNGLRKYINQVIRSGKLEYNGTGKERREYIHVLDAARLSVDVLDNKHKNQAITVTGQQILNSNELIDLIFEITGAKRNVVFLDEESNNDHYVMTPYRYRPKTAKKLVPDEFIDIGQGVYDIIEEISSEIENDN
- a CDS encoding HAD family hydrolase; this encodes MPSLFDLISDKKIVVFDFDGVLVDSVGIKAKAYEQMYEEYGSSIVKKVRSHHLQNGGMSRFKKFKYYHETYLGEKLELKDIERMSQKFSELVVTQVISSNWIPGAQDFLQKLYEEKIDCVIVSATPQLEIEQIVIERKMAKYFIDIFGSPTSKYDNLGIILTKHQVTPSELIFFGDALADWQAASKMGVPFVGVGKEIKDLLANHLNCDHFISNFEI